The proteins below come from a single Sphingomonas carotinifaciens genomic window:
- the rplV gene encoding 50S ribosomal protein L22, producing the protein MSKPASPRKVGEKEALSVGTQIRGSAQKLNLVAGLIRGRKAGDALNILTFSKKAMAVDARKVLASAIANAENNHNLDVDALVVAEASVGKSITMKRFATRGRGKSTRILKPFSRLRIVVREQEEA; encoded by the coding sequence ATGTCGAAGCCCGCATCCCCCCGCAAGGTCGGCGAGAAGGAAGCTCTGTCGGTCGGCACGCAGATCCGTGGTTCGGCGCAGAAGCTGAACCTGGTCGCGGGCCTGATCCGTGGCCGCAAGGCTGGTGACGCGCTGAACATCCTGACCTTCTCGAAGAAGGCCATGGCGGTCGACGCGCGCAAGGTGCTGGCGTCCGCCATCGCCAATGCCGAGAACAACCACAACCTCGACGTCGACGCGCTTGTCGTCGCCGAGGCGTCGGTCGGCAAGTCGATCACCATGAAGCGCTTCGCGACCCGCGGCCGTGGCAAGTCCACCCGCATCCTGAAGCCGTTCAGCCGTCTGCGCATCGTCGTGCGCGAGCAGGAAGAAGCCTAA
- the rpsS gene encoding 30S ribosomal protein S19, whose product MARSVWKGPFVDLHLLKKAETAQDASGRSGPIKTWSRRSTILPSFVGLTFNVYNGRKFVPVSVNEDMVGMKLGEFAPTRYFPGHAADKKGKR is encoded by the coding sequence ATGGCTCGTTCCGTATGGAAGGGTCCTTTCGTGGACCTCCACCTCCTGAAGAAGGCCGAGACTGCGCAGGACGCGTCCGGCCGTTCGGGTCCGATCAAGACCTGGTCGCGCCGCTCGACGATCCTCCCGTCGTTCGTCGGCCTGACCTTCAATGTCTATAACGGCCGCAAGTTCGTTCCCGTCTCGGTGAACGAGGACATGGTCGGCATGAAGCTCGGCGAGTTCGCGCCCACGCGCTACTTCCCCGGTCACGCTGCCGACAAGAAGGGTAAGCGCTGA
- the rplB gene encoding 50S ribosomal protein L2 produces MALKQYNPTSPARRGLILVDRSALWKGAPVKSLTEGKRKTGGRNNKGHVTSRGIAGGHKQRYRYVDFKRRRWDVEGTVERIEYDPNRTAFIALVNYGTDDAGKADVAYIIAPQRLGVGDKVIAGKKTDVKPGNAMELGQMPVGTIVHNVEMKPGKGGQIARSAGTYVQVVGRDRGMVIVRLNSGEQRYIRGECMATVGAVSNPDNANQNLAKAGRNRWLGRRPLTRGVAKNPVDHPHGGGEGRTSGGRHPVTPWGKPTKGARTRHNKATDKMIIRSRHAKKKG; encoded by the coding sequence ATGGCACTCAAGCAATATAATCCGACGAGCCCGGCCCGCCGCGGCCTGATCCTCGTCGACCGTTCGGCGCTCTGGAAGGGCGCCCCGGTCAAGTCGCTGACCGAAGGCAAGCGCAAGACCGGTGGCCGCAACAACAAGGGCCATGTGACGTCGCGCGGTATCGCGGGCGGTCACAAGCAGCGCTACCGCTATGTCGACTTCAAGCGTCGCCGCTGGGACGTCGAGGGCACCGTGGAGCGGATCGAATATGATCCCAACCGCACCGCCTTCATCGCGCTGGTGAACTATGGCACCGACGACGCCGGCAAGGCCGATGTCGCGTACATCATCGCGCCGCAGCGCCTGGGCGTGGGCGACAAGGTGATCGCCGGCAAGAAGACCGACGTGAAGCCGGGCAACGCGATGGAGCTGGGCCAGATGCCCGTCGGCACCATCGTCCACAACGTGGAGATGAAGCCGGGCAAGGGTGGCCAGATCGCCCGTTCGGCCGGCACCTACGTGCAGGTCGTCGGCCGTGACCGCGGCATGGTGATCGTCCGCCTGAACTCGGGCGAGCAGCGCTACATCCGTGGCGAGTGCATGGCGACGGTGGGCGCGGTGTCGAACCCGGACAACGCCAACCAGAACCTGGCGAAGGCGGGTCGCAACCGCTGGCTCGGCCGCCGCCCGCTGACGCGCGGTGTTGCGAAGAACCCGGTTGACCATCCGCACGGCGGTGGTGAAGGCCGGACCTCGGGCGGCCGTCACCCGGTCACCCCGTGGGGCAAGCCGACCAAGGGTGCGCGCACCCGGCACAACAAGGCGACGGACAAGATGATCATCCGTAGCCGTCACGCGAAGAAGAAGGGCTAA
- a CDS encoding 50S ribosomal protein L23 — MAKQQKAIDNRHYDVIVAPHITEKATLLSEHNAVVFKVAGDATKLQIKAAVEALFDVTVTGVNTIVQKGKTKKWKGAPYQRSDMKKAIVTLKDGQSIDVTTGVQG; from the coding sequence ATGGCTAAGCAGCAGAAGGCGATCGACAACCGTCATTACGACGTGATCGTCGCGCCGCACATCACCGAGAAGGCGACGCTGCTCTCCGAGCACAACGCCGTCGTGTTCAAGGTCGCCGGTGACGCGACCAAGCTGCAGATCAAGGCTGCCGTCGAGGCTCTCTTCGACGTCACCGTGACGGGCGTGAACACGATCGTCCAGAAGGGCAAGACCAAGAAGTGGAAGGGCGCTCCGTACCAGCGCTCCGACATGAAGAAGGCGATCGTGACGCTGAAGGACGGCCAGTCCATCGACGTGACGACGGGGGTCCAGGGCTAA
- the rplD gene encoding 50S ribosomal protein L4: MKVKVSSFAGADAADIELNDEVFGLDPRADILHRVVTWQLEKRRATARGTRERADVARSGKKLGRQKGGGVARHGDRRAPVFIGGGKAHGARVRDFDPSLNKKIRALGLKMALSSHAKAGSLVVMDSLSVEGNKTKTLIGDIAKLGFGKSALVIDGDAVETSFALAAGNLKDINVLPAAGANVYDILKHDTLVLTRAAVEKLEARFHG, from the coding sequence GTGAAGGTCAAGGTTTCATCCTTTGCCGGCGCCGACGCCGCGGACATCGAGCTCAACGACGAGGTCTTCGGCCTCGATCCGCGTGCCGACATCCTGCACCGCGTCGTGACCTGGCAGCTTGAGAAGCGTCGCGCCACCGCGCGCGGCACCCGCGAGCGTGCGGACGTCGCCCGTTCGGGCAAGAAGCTCGGTCGCCAGAAGGGCGGCGGTGTGGCACGTCACGGCGATCGCCGCGCACCCGTCTTCATCGGCGGTGGTAAGGCTCACGGTGCCCGTGTTCGCGACTTCGATCCGTCGCTGAACAAGAAGATCCGCGCGCTGGGCCTGAAGATGGCGCTGTCGAGCCACGCAAAGGCCGGCTCGCTGGTCGTGATGGACTCGCTGTCGGTCGAGGGCAACAAGACGAAGACGCTGATCGGCGACATCGCCAAGCTCGGCTTCGGCAAGTCCGCGCTGGTCATCGATGGCGATGCCGTCGAGACGTCGTTCGCTCTGGCCGCAGGCAACCTGAAGGACATCAACGTCCTCCCGGCCGCCGGCGCCAATGTCTACGACATCCTGAAGCATGACACGCTGGTGCTGACGCGCGCTGCTGTCGAGAAGCTGGAGGCCCGTTTCCATGGCTAA
- the rplC gene encoding 50S ribosomal protein L3, producing MRTGVIAKKMGMTRLFQDDGRHVPVTVLALEGVQVVARREMDRDGYTAVQLGAGVAKAKNVAKPQRGHFGKAEVEPKAIVAEFRVNEDGLLDVGAEIGADHFVAGQMVDIQGRTQGKGFAGAMKRWNFGGLRATHGVSVSHRSHGSTGNRQDPGRVFKNKKMAGHMGDKNRTQQNLEIVSTDVERGLIFVKGSVPGSKGGWLIVKDAVKVARHADAPFPAALKSVAANNTASAEPAPEATDGQEG from the coding sequence ATGCGTACCGGCGTGATCGCGAAGAAGATGGGGATGACCCGCCTGTTCCAGGACGATGGTCGGCACGTGCCGGTTACCGTTCTGGCGCTCGAAGGCGTACAGGTCGTCGCCCGCCGCGAGATGGATCGTGACGGCTACACTGCCGTCCAGCTTGGTGCAGGTGTCGCCAAGGCTAAGAATGTCGCCAAGCCGCAGCGCGGCCATTTCGGCAAGGCCGAAGTGGAGCCCAAGGCTATCGTTGCCGAGTTCCGCGTGAACGAGGACGGCCTGCTCGACGTAGGCGCCGAGATCGGTGCCGACCACTTCGTTGCCGGCCAGATGGTCGACATCCAGGGTCGTACGCAGGGCAAGGGCTTTGCCGGTGCGATGAAGCGCTGGAACTTCGGCGGTCTGCGCGCCACGCACGGCGTGTCCGTCTCGCACCGTTCGCATGGTTCGACCGGTAACCGCCAGGATCCGGGTCGCGTCTTCAAGAACAAGAAGATGGCCGGCCACATGGGCGACAAGAACCGCACGCAGCAGAACCTGGAAATCGTGTCGACCGACGTCGAGCGCGGCCTGATCTTCGTCAAGGGCTCGGTGCCCGGATCGAAGGGTGGCTGGCTGATCGTCAAGGACGCGGTGAAGGTCGCGCGCCATGCGGACGCCCCGTTCCCGGCCGCGCTGAAGAGCGTTGCCGCCAACAATACCGCTTCTGCCGAGCCCGCTCCGGAAGCCACCGATGGCCAGGAGGGCTAA
- the rpsJ gene encoding 30S ribosomal protein S10 translates to MDSNIRIRLKAFDHRVLDQATGDIADTARRTGALIRGPIPLPTRIEKFTVNRGPHVDKKSREQFEVRTYKRMLDIVQPTPQTVDALMKLDLAAGVDVEIKLA, encoded by the coding sequence ATGGACAGCAATATCCGCATTCGTCTGAAGGCGTTCGACCATCGCGTGCTCGATCAGGCGACCGGCGACATCGCCGACACCGCACGCCGTACCGGCGCGCTCATCCGCGGTCCGATCCCGCTTCCCACGCGCATCGAAAAGTTCACGGTCAACCGTGGCCCGCACGTCGACAAGAAGTCGCGCGAGCAGTTCGAGGTGCGTACCTACAAGCGGATGCTCGATATCGTGCAGCCGACCCCGCAGACCGTCGACGCGCTGATGAAGCTCGATCTCGCTGCGGGTGTTGATGTTGAGATCAAGCTGGCGTAA
- the tuf gene encoding elongation factor Tu, whose product MAKAKFERTKPHLNIGTIGHVDHGKTSLTAAITKVLADNVAGNAAVDFANIDKAPEERERGITISTAHVEYETNSRHYAHVDCPGHADYVKNMITGAAQMDGAILVVSATDGPMPQTREHILLARQVGVPAMVVFMNKVDLVDDEEILELVELEVRELLSSYEFPGDDIPVIKGSATCALSGSNDKFGKEAVLELMQAVDDYIPQPERPLDKPFMMPIEDVFSISGRGTVVTGRVETGVVKVGEEVEIVGIHPNVRKTTVTGVEMFRKLLDQGQAGDNVGALIRGVARDEVERGQVLCKPGSIKPHTDFQSEVYVLSKDEGGRHTPFFGNYRPQFYFRTTDVTGTVELPEGTEMVMPGDNVALGIKLIAPIAMDVGQRFTIREGGRTVGAGVVSGISK is encoded by the coding sequence ATGGCAAAGGCAAAATTCGAGCGGACCAAGCCGCACCTCAACATCGGCACCATCGGCCACGTCGACCACGGCAAGACCTCGCTGACGGCTGCGATCACCAAGGTGCTGGCCGACAACGTCGCGGGCAACGCGGCGGTTGATTTCGCCAACATCGACAAGGCTCCGGAAGAGCGCGAGCGCGGCATCACCATCTCGACCGCGCACGTCGAGTATGAGACGAACTCGCGCCACTATGCGCACGTCGACTGCCCGGGCCACGCCGACTATGTGAAGAACATGATCACCGGCGCGGCGCAGATGGACGGCGCGATCCTGGTCGTGTCGGCTACTGATGGCCCGATGCCGCAGACCCGCGAGCACATCCTGCTCGCCCGTCAGGTCGGCGTGCCGGCGATGGTCGTATTCATGAACAAGGTCGATCTGGTCGACGACGAGGAAATCCTGGAGCTGGTCGAACTGGAAGTTCGCGAGCTGCTGTCCTCGTACGAGTTCCCTGGCGACGACATCCCCGTCATCAAGGGTTCGGCGACCTGCGCGCTTTCGGGTTCGAACGACAAGTTCGGCAAGGAAGCCGTGCTGGAGCTGATGCAGGCGGTTGACGACTACATCCCGCAGCCGGAGCGTCCGCTGGACAAGCCGTTCATGATGCCGATCGAGGACGTGTTCTCGATCTCGGGTCGTGGTACGGTGGTGACCGGCCGCGTCGAGACCGGTGTTGTCAAGGTCGGTGAGGAAGTCGAGATCGTCGGCATCCACCCGAACGTCCGCAAGACCACCGTCACGGGCGTGGAAATGTTCCGCAAGCTGCTCGACCAGGGCCAGGCTGGCGACAATGTCGGCGCGCTGATCCGCGGCGTGGCTCGCGACGAAGTCGAGCGTGGCCAGGTGCTCTGCAAGCCGGGCTCGATCAAGCCGCACACCGACTTCCAGTCGGAAGTGTACGTGCTGTCGAAGGACGAAGGTGGCCGTCACACGCCGTTCTTCGGCAACTACCGTCCGCAGTTCTACTTCCGTACCACGGACGTGACCGGCACCGTCGAGCTGCCCGAGGGCACCGAGATGGTGATGCCGGGCGACAACGTCGCGCTGGGCATCAAGCTCATCGCGCCGATCGCCATGGACGTCGGCCAGCGCTTCACCATCCGCGAGGGTGGCCGGACCGTCGGCGCCGGTGTCGTCAGCGGCATCAGCAAGTAA